CTGCGCCCATTTCTTGGTCAGAATCCAACATCCTAAGAACGGTATCCGCGTAGATGTCCCAGAGCGTCTTACTGGGCTTGTTTCCGGACACACCTCTTTGCCGTTTTCGGTGGGTTGTGTGGTACGAGTTAAAAAAGTGGACGTTCCAATCTTGCCACAGGATGAAGTCACCGACGAGGATAATTCCGACAATGGAAGATCGCGTTGCAGTTTCATTCGTCAAGGCCAATGTGTGCACAAAGATGGACAAGGGTTTCTCTAACTGACTGGTCTattggattcaaaaaggCTCTTTCTCTTCGAGTGGGAGTGGAACAGGCCTACTTGTCGTATGTCAACAGTTGCGTGCATGACAAGGCTTGGGACAGAAGTCAACTTCCTCGGTTTTGCCCAtttgttttgctttgtcCTGTTGTTGGTCACGAAGACGCGAGTTGGCAGGTTGGCAGATGTCATCCCAAGCCCTTACCTTTCCCAGTGAATTTCTCTTTGCTGGCACATATTAGTTCCATTCGATCGTTTTGTTCCGCTTGGACGTAGGATTCCTGTGCGGTAGGATTACTTTTGACACTTTCATCAAAGTTAATTAACTGTGAGTTTACATTATTACGTTCAATCGAAGTCCGTCCGAAAAATTATACATATAAATAGATTTTTCGAAACGCAAGAATGGCATTTGTCTTTTATGTTTTTGTTACAAttaatgtaactgtaagcctATATCTTCAAATGGAAGCTCACCAGCCGCATTTCGACAATAACCCCAGGTCGGTGTCGTATTATTCGTGTTCGACCGCAACAGAAGTaaaatcacagtcaacaaacaaacaaacagtgaaagcgaagaaaaacaaagaACGGAATACAACTATGCATTGATCGGTTATGTCTTATTCATCCAAACATACGTTGTTTTCTGACGTTCACGGTACGTGACTGCTTCACAAGCTGTAGTCATTCCTTGTATGACAAGTGAATGTGTTCGAGTGCTGGAACGCTGGGTAAACACTTGTTGCATGCTGTCGGAAAAAAATCAATCAGTCCCGGGAGACTGTCTGACAATATACTCGTCTGTCCATCTTTCGTCAATGCGAGGAAGAATCACGGTCAACCCTTTTCCATCGCGGCTTACATAGCGAAGTAGCTCAAACCATCAACACCATCAACGGAATAACAGAAAAAGCACTTCGTCTAGCCAATAATCTCCTGTGACGCTCTGATTGTTGTTCATTGGATTCTCGATATCAGTCAGCTCTGAAGCTGTTCGCAAACGAGTGCAATGGATCCGCTTCGAATCGCAACCAGCCTGTTGGTCCTAACGACGGTCAGCTGGAGAACGACGATGGCCTTTCGGCCGATGTCATTCGCTTGTGGTTGGCCACTGCAGTCCACAAAGTCCGCGCTTTGCATGGTGCAAAACAGGGGTTTGGAGATCCGCAGAGAAGGAGCCACGCCAACCGGTGAGGAATGGCAGAGAATTTCGTTGGAGTCTTCTGGTAGTCGATTGCCATTTTGTCGTCCAAAGATACTGCTTTTTTGACTTGCTTTCTCACTTCGTTGAACATTTTGTTACAGAGGGGGGAATGACGCTGTACTTAAAAGCTGCCGCGGATGGCACACTTGTTGGCGACTGCCCTTTTGCCCATTTCGTCCGTTTAGTTCTGGAGGAAAAGGGTCTACAATACGAACTTAAACCTTGTACTGAAGATACCAAACCTGCCTGGCTGACAGAGTACTACGAGGGCAAACTGCCAGCCCTTCGACATCGAAAGGAATGCTATGTGGAATCGGATGTGATTGCTGACTATCTCGACTTCTTCTTTCCGGATCCTTCGCTCAAGGGTGgcaaaaaagaaatggacgaagccgaagatGCAATTTCTGGATTTTTCCCTTCCGTGGCAAAGTATTTAAAGCACATCCCGGATGGAGATGACGAAGACCAGGAAATGAAATGTTCTCTTGAGTCCGTCTTATTGAGGCTAGAGGAACATCTGCAATTGGAAAACCGAACGGGGCCATACCTCGTTGGAAACGGCGAAAAGCTGACCTTGCTCGACTGCAGCTTGTCACCCAAATTGTATCATTTGCGAACGGGTATTGAAGCGTTCAAGGACAATGCTATTGACCTCGCCCAGAAATTTCCGGCTGTAAACGAATACCTGGACTCAATGCTTAAACGAGAGTCCTTCCAAAAAACAGTCTATGACAAGGACGTTATAATTTGGGGGTGGAGCAATACCCGAAAATAAAATTATTATCAGCACCCTCTTATTCTGAATGCCTGCCCTCAAGATTCAGTGTCGTTTGTAGCTTACAGTTTAGGAATATAGGTAGCTGACGTGGGAGAGGCTGTCGCCGCGGTGTATGGAATTGCTGAGTAAAAAGACGGCCCCTTTCCGGCATTGGATTAGCTTTCGCAGCCAGTTAAGTTCTA
The sequence above is a segment of the Phaeodactylum tricornutum CCAP 1055/1 chromosome 10, whole genome shotgun sequence genome. Coding sequences within it:
- a CDS encoding predicted protein; this encodes MAFRPMSFACGWPLQSTKSALCMVQNRGLEIRREGATPTEGGMTLYLKAAADGTLVGDCPFAHFVRLVLEEKGLQYELKPCTEDTKPAWLTEYYEGKLPALRHRKECYVESDVIADYLDFFFPDPSLKGGKKEMDEAEDAISGFFPSVAKYLKHIPDGDDEDQEMKCSLESVLLRLEEHLQLENRTGPYLVGNGEKLTLLDCSLSPKLYHLRTGIEAFKDNAIDLAQKFPAVNEYLDSMLKRESFQKTVYDKDVIIWGWSNTRK